ACCCATCTATACTATAGCTGGTGAGCTGGGCCAGGTCCTTGGCTCTGTAGTGTCTACAGCCTCTGTAAGACTATTCCTTGCTAACTCATCTCTGCTTACACATAGTACTGACAGGCTTTCAGGAGCTTCTAGAATAGATGGTCATGCTTCTATTCTGGCATGACTTAATGATTTTTATATGCTCCAGGAGATGGTGGAGGAAAAAACATAAACTCTTTGGGCCTTCAGCTCTGCTTGCTTGGCCAAACAGTACAAGTGGGATTTGCAGTATGGATGACTATGGCTATTACTGTAACTAACACTAAAATTGATATTAAAGTTACTTTAGATAGACTCAATATcagaaatttaaattcagaaGCAGACATTTTATTGTGAAGTTGAAGAAATGTCAGATGCTGAAATACTTAAGTGTTTCCCCATTTTTAAGGTAGCAGTATATGAACATTACTGGAAGCTCAAGTTACAGCTCCCCAGCTGTAACACAGGtagtggggttttgtttgggtttttttagggttcttttgaaatgtgaaaaattgctgggttttgtttagaTGCTAACAATCTAGTCTCAATATATGGTGAGTTAGAAAGCTGTTATTAAAACTGCTGAAGAGATCTATCTTCCCAGCCATCAGATCCATGGTGGTAGCAGATGGTCAGGTAAGCTGTTGGATCATGCTGATGGCAGTCGAGTATTAGAGAACAAGAGAGTGTAGAAGGCtccacagctttggaactggCTCTTAAAATACTTCTGGAGAATGAAGCATTTAGCAATTGTCAGTATGTAGGAAACACTTATAAATCTTTGCTGTTGTAGTATTCTGAGTTCATTAGAAGACTTGTGTTTTTAAGAGTTGCTGAAGTACTTCGTGTGTCTCACTTGCTGTATGTGGAGCTAGCTTTGAACTTAATAGTGTCAAAGCACTGCTCAGGCATGCAAACATTTGTGGAATTTCTGTCCTCCTTAGTAGTGTAAATAGTGCTGCGagtttttggatttttgtttgtgatCAGTGGAAGtgcctttttcctttattatagTGAGAATGGAATTGTAGAAATGCAtaaggttttggtttgttgtttgtttggttttttttaagtcaagttttgaaagcttttgaCTCCGGACAGGCTTCAGCCTTGGTTCTTCTGTCATGAGATACTGACAGATGTTTAAGTatgttcttcttttttcagTCAGTGCTTTTAAGCATACAAAGCTGTGTTAAAATGCCAACTGACACTGGCATTTgttaagcaaataatttctctgtggAGCTGAGGCATTCGGTCACAAGTCTAGAAGCAGGCAGTGCTTTTTCCTATCactgtttaattaattaaactgaTAGGGATAAACTTTACTTGATCTCTACTCCCCAGGTAGAATTTAAGaatgctttaaattattttaatttaggtAATTAAGAGAAAGCTTGGCAGTGGATTTTGACTGATGCACTTCTGCAGTAGTGAGCTTACAGCAAACAATGGTCTGTTGCTTTATGCTGTGCATTTGCAGGCAGGAGTGTATCTGACAGCTCCGTTTCTGTTTACAGAGAATGACATGAAGCCTGCTGAAGGAGTGCAGCTAATTATTGAGAAAGATGTAGCTGGCTTTGAGccccagcaggagaaggaagtCGGCTGCGCTGCCCGGATTGCCGAACCTTTCATAACCTTCCGGGACGGATGGGTTGCGTACTACAACCAGCCGGTGTTCCTTGCAGGCATGGGCCTTGCGTTTCTCTATATGACTGTTCTGGGATTCGATTGTATCACTACAGGCTATGCATACACTCAGGGGCTGAGTGGCTCTGTGCTAAGCCTCCTCATGGGTGCCTCAGCAGTCACTGGAATCATGGGAACAGTAGCTTTCACTTGGCTGCGGCGCAAGTGTGGCCTCATTCGCACGGGCCTCATTTCTGGAGTTGCTCAGTTTGCTTGTCTGATCTTATGTGCCGTCTCTGTGTTTATGCCTGGAAGTCCTATGGATTTGACTGTTTCTCCATTTGCTGACATCAGTGCCAGGCTGTTTGAAAATCAACCATTGCCTACTATAGCATCTCCAGAACCTGAAATGATTTTTGCAACTGGAATGCCCAACTTGTTAAACGGGTCTATTGCTCCTGCTAACAGTGACCCAGAGATGAGTCCTGAGCCTGTGCCTTTAATCTCTGTTAGTCTCCTGTTTGCAGGAGTCATTGCTGCTAGAGTTGGTAAGTAGTCTGTCTCTATTACAATTTGGTTTCATATCTGCTTTTAATTCTAAAAGTTACAGTGCCCGTCAACTAAATACAGTTGATTTTAGAATTAGAGGCAATAATTGGAATGTTACATCTTGTTTCTGGGGCTAGTTGATTATAATTCACATAAAAATGAACTAATCCTGGATAGTTTCACTGGGGTGAAGACTGCAGTACTAACTCCATGTATGTTTTATGTCACTAACAGGAGAAAAGTTACCACATTTGGAGATAATTGTTACCTATTTTTTGGAAAGCTTATCTCTAAGTTATTTTTGTTCACAACCAAATGAAACCACTTGTTACTAGGAAACAGCACCAAACACATCTGCTATGAAAACCTTCACATTTCAGAGTttactaaattatttaaattgttttggtGTTTGGAAGGGGAGCTTTGATTTGGGTGACAGCTTAAATTTTTGACGTATTGTTGGTTAGCATAATATTAGTATCTGTCAACAGAATAGGCAGTCAACTATATAAATGTAATGAACAGTAATGGTCATCTGTAGAATCATCCTCCtcaatttctgcagtttttgctAAATTctggaggaagaaaatacttgatGCACATTATTAAGTTTTTTTGCAAGATAAGCTTCTAAAGCTGAGTCATAAACAGACGAAACCAGTATGGAAGCTAATGTCAGCCATTTGAAATTATTGTGTATTCTGCATagtttaaaatatgtttgtggattttttaaatgcagaccTTTAGTGATTGCACCTAGCATGAATACACTGTAAATAGCTGTAAGCCCGCTGTTTAAACTAGGAAAGGATAAATAAAACATTGGCCTGATAGTCATGATGGAACAGGATGTGACAGACAACTTCATGTATCAAGCTTACATATGTCAGGAAATTTTTGTAAGAGGAAAGTAAATTGCTCTTGACTGTGAGTGTGAAATCAATTCTGGTCAACAAGAGGATATCTTATGCTGTGCATTTTTGGCAGAAGTGGGTGCTTGGAAGGATGAATTGAATTGTGCCAGTTATGAATTTGCCATGGGAAGCCCAGCAGTATGGAtaattgttttctctctccataGGCCTTTGGTCCTTCGATTTGACTGTCACACAGTTACTCCAAGAAAACGTCATAGAATCTGAAAGAGGCATCATAAACGGTGTCCAAAACTCCATGAATTATCTTCTTGACTTGCTGCACTTCATCATGGTGATCTTGGCCCCAAACCCTGAAGCTTTTGGCTTATTGGTGcttatttctgtgtcttttgtTGCTATGGGCCACATAATGTACTTCAGATTTGCCCAAAAAAGCTTGGGAAAACAACTTTTTGTTTGTCACACTCCTGATCCCAAAGCAGCCCCTGACAGTTCACCACCTGGTAACACATCTACTGTCTGAAAGGATCCACTTCTCTTCACTAACTTTGCTTCACAAGTACCATGGTTAAGCACATATACTTCCTTTTATGACCCTGTTTGAGGTGTTTCTCTAGAGTTGAATGTATAACTTAGCTCTTTGGGGAAGCTGTGCCAAGagagaaaattcattttacagAGACCCTGTAAATGTCTCATGTTTGGCAGAGGGCAGCCTGGATGGATCTTGACAGCTGCAGTATCAAAGGTTCCCCACAAGTCTGGTGTTTGATCACAAAAATACTGTTCAAGTTCCATGGCTGACCCCACAGTGATACTGTGGTTAAGTGGTTATACATACTCAATTTACCATGAATTCTGGATAATTTTTGTATTCATTGAGTAAAATGAGGTCTTGTCCTTCTTTTTAGTTACTTCAGAATAACTTTTTATACAGTATTTGAttgtttggagtttttctcCCATGTTTCTTTACCATTAACAGTTCTGCTTACCTTTATTCTTAAACTGGTATAAACATCCTCTCTAAACATTGGACTTTGGTCCTTGTGGGTTCCCTTCTAACTCACAATATTATATGATCCTTTTTGGATTCTTctaataaacagattttttttttccccccccccccaaaaacctTTATAGTGTTTTATGTTTTGGTTTAACTTTATGGAAACACCTTTGCAGGTTTTTTGCATGTTTCCTTACAAATTAGAATACTGTTAGGTACAAGATATTGTATTACACTTTTGTTGCACTTCTTAGAGTAAAACAGCCTCATTTAGCAGAAGCTATTGATGTAATATTACAAAGCATGGCTTTTAAATTGCAAATGGCAGGTTTGCTCGGGTTTGATGTAGCAGAAAGTGCTAAGGTCAGGAGTACTGGTACAGAAAGATAAATTCTAGTGCTAACTTAGTTTTTGCCTCGGAGTACAAGCAGCTTTAGTTAATTTTCCAATATATCAGGCTTTAATAGGGTTTCTGAAAACAATTGCATGTGAAAATAGTTAATATTTCATGCAAAAGGTGGATTACTTACATTTATCTGATGTGTATATGAATTTTGAATTTGTTCTAAAATACTGCTAAACCAATGAGATGATGGACTGAGAGGCTCTCTAAAGCAACTTCAGAGCAATGAAAATGATACATCCCCTCTGTTCAAGAAGttcttgccttctttttttttgtttgttttgttttgtttttttacccTGCATGTGTACTAACACAGTACTTCCATAGTCATTAACCCTACGTGCACTTTTGTGGAAGCTACGCACTTTTGCTTTCTCAGTAGAGTTGAACCTggtggtgttctgagttttctTATGGCTCGGCAGTCTGACttctaaatttaaatattgGTAAAACGTTTGTTTGCAGAATAAGTAGTATGTGAAAACATAATGTCAGCAACTTGTGAAAAGTGTCCTCTGTAACTTTTaaggggtttatttttaattttaggtaCTGTCCTTCCCAGTCGTATATGCTGCCAGACTCAGCCCTGGAATGTAAGTGTGTGAACTCCATTGAAATTAAAGGCGTTACACCAGGGCTGAATCGAGGCCAGTCAGCGCAGATTTTGTAACAATTATATTATCCAGCAGAGTATGTACAGAACCTCTAGTGGCTTATGTCTCAGATACAATGTTTTGTAAGAGGTGTGAAATGGAATGAATGTGAATCCAGTGTAAAACCAATGCACTTGTGGCCCATAGTTTTCAATAACTGGATGTAACAATTTTTCTCCTCTAATGGACCAAACCTAATAATTACTCTGTGTTGCTGAAAACTTCTCAGGGATGTTTTCACTAGGTTTATAAGTGTTTATACTTTGACCAAgcatttgggttttgttttgatataataaagtaaaatatgtaatttagAGTAGGTTTAAAATTTGTGACTCAATCCTGAGTGTAACttaaggaaaagggaattttgccATCAGCAGAATTTGTCAGAAGACAAATAAAACAAGCTTATCTAGATTTGTAGAGTAAATATGTCCAAAGGATAGTTTTATGTGGTATATGATAAGTACACTAGTAAATAAAATAGCTCTGATTTgccaaatatattttctcatgTGCATCTAATTTAAATTGGGACCAGAtgttaatatataaataaaggTAGTCCAAATGTCAGTGAATGCCTCTATACTGCACTTTGAAAAACATCCGAATGCCACAGTATACCTTGGACTCATTGGCCATCAGGgaaacaaagctgaaaatgcagcttttttttttttttgtgctgtctACGGTGCACAGAACCCAGGGTGCCTAAAATGTAATGCTGTGGCACTAAGCACCAGCCATCCCAGAGAGGATGTATTTCTCAAGTCTAGAGAGCTCCAAAAAAGTGACAAATAGAGCTGGGAGCGTGCCATGTTCTTGCCTGTTcccaaaggcttttttttttcctttttccaagaACAATTTAGTCTTGTTTAATTTGAGTAGCAATTTGTTTCATAAATAGTTCCACTAGATAGTGCCGTACTATTAGGAGAGGACTGGAGCTTTGTATTTGGTAAACATGATGTGGTTAGGATTCATACGTGCACATCACAGCTGGAAGGCAAGACAATCCTAAAATAGAAAAGTGAATGCTAGTTTGAAGACAAGGAGGCTTAAATTTGAGAAGTTGTGTGTATTGGTCTGCATTGGATGtcaaaaaaaaatgtatgctGCTTGAGCACAGCCCATTTGTGTGTGAGTCCAAGATGTGTGCAGACACCTGTACTCAGCAGGGCTTTGAAGCAGTGTGGAGCCTGAAGTCTTACTTAGCAGGACTTTCATTAAGTAAGCATTTTTGgccttgtatttatttatttttttaaaaaaatgtccaAATTGGATGAAAACCGCCCTTAAAAATGTACGCACTAGAAATCAATCTTaccagaatattttattatacaaCCTTATGCTGGACATAGTATTGATTATGTATTACTATTGTTAAAGCTAATTAATAAATTTGCATAAAAACTTATTTGTcctgtatttttcagtttgtgggTATCTGGGTATGCTACACTTATCATGGGTCCTGTGTAGAAAGCTTTTTTGTATAATGGGCTGGAAACAAAGACCATTGAGGAAGAAGCAAATAACAAATATCAAAATTTTTCAATGACCTTGGTACTCTTTGGtgaattgatttttatttaccATCCACGGTGCTAAGTTAAGACACAATAGATGAAGCTCTTGCAACCTCAGCCCGGATCTTGCATTGGCAGAAGAACAGTTTTGTGTCTTGGCCTGCTGgacaacagaaagcaaaatattttactttgcCATGTATCTTTACCAAACTGAATTTGGGATGATGGCCTTCTGTAGCAGCAACCTGTAGGTGAGAGCTCTAGGGAAAAGAGTGGTCAAAGTTTAGTAGTCAAGTACTTTTCAATACTAAGGCCAGAATGTTTCCTATAGGACTGCTTCTGGCTTTGTGTGTTTAGGATATGTTTGCACAAAGGATTGACCTTTACAAGGATGTTGCACTGGTTCACTAGGAGCTCTCTCAACTGATTCCTCTTTCAACTAAGGAGTTTCCTAGAAACAGACCTTTATGGTTTGTCCCCAGTTGTTAATGTTTGCCTTCTTCACTGCCACTTAAAATTAGGACAAGTGTTAGAATACTGATTTGAAAATGTTGGTATACATATCCACCCCTGTAAATATGAAAgtacagagaaaaagatttgtGAATGATATTGTGTACTTAATAGGTAAAGAATATACTTCTCTAAACTGAAGAAGTCCCTTCACAATTTACTATTTGATGGTTTCACTGGTATTTTTTTACTCAACTGTAAACATTTTACAAAGTTCTCCGTTTTTTAAGCCCCTGAGGAATTCACTGCTCAGCAGCCAAAGGTAAAATGATTGGAGATCCCTACCACTTCGTTTGCTTGTTGCACTACTTGGCTTACCAGGTAGTTGAGATATCAGCCCTGCCTCTGGAAGGCAAGGTATGTTGTATATTCTGTTCTGTATTCCTctcctctgaaatatttaactgttttcaaaagcattttcaaaaagTGAGCGCTGGTAATGGGGTATGAAAGTTGAATcttcttaaaggaaaaagagtGAACTCAGACCTTTCGCTTtaaactgttttgtttctttggtgaGAAATCTAACTCAGAAATTCCAAGGGAGTAAGTAGGTTCATAtctagtaattttaaaatactgcagtCACTTCTGTATTGCTTCTGTAAAGTAGATGGTGGATGTCCTAGGAATCAGAGTAAAACAGTTTCTGCTAGGGAAGAGTGCAGCTAGTGTAGCTTTTCTGAATCTAGCACTCTGGAGGTGGTAATGCCTTTCTATCTGCCTCAAGGCTGGCCTGCTTTCAGATTCTCCAGGAATATTGTGCTGTACTTTGCATTCATGTCTTTCTCAAGTACTTAATACTAGACAAG
This genomic interval from Motacilla alba alba isolate MOTALB_02 chromosome 7, Motacilla_alba_V1.0_pri, whole genome shotgun sequence contains the following:
- the SLC40A1 gene encoding solute carrier family 40 member 1; protein product: MARAAEPQGRRRGGSVIAYFTSAKFLLYLGHALSTWGDRMWHFAVSVFLVELYGNSLLLTAVYGLVVAGSVLLLGALIGDWVDKNSRLKVAQTSLIVQNSSVILCGVILMIIFLFKTQLLTLYHGWLLTLCYILVITIANIANLASTATAITIQRDWIVVVAGEDRSKLADMNATIRRIDQLTNILAPMAVGQIMTFGSPMIGCGFISGWNLMSMCVEYLLLWKVYQKTPTLAHKSAKVEASELKQLNVKKENDMKPAEGVQLIIEKDVAGFEPQQEKEVGCAARIAEPFITFRDGWVAYYNQPVFLAGMGLAFLYMTVLGFDCITTGYAYTQGLSGSVLSLLMGASAVTGIMGTVAFTWLRRKCGLIRTGLISGVAQFACLILCAVSVFMPGSPMDLTVSPFADISARLFENQPLPTIASPEPEMIFATGMPNLLNGSIAPANSDPEMSPEPVPLISVSLLFAGVIAARVGLWSFDLTVTQLLQENVIESERGIINGVQNSMNYLLDLLHFIMVILAPNPEAFGLLVLISVSFVAMGHIMYFRFAQKSLGKQLFVCHTPDPKAAPDSSPPGNTSTV